Proteins encoded in a region of the Variovorax sp. PAMC 28711 genome:
- a CDS encoding MFS transporter has translation MTTATSDIPARLDRLPWSRWHWRVVIALGVAWVLDGLEVTLVGSIGAVLERADTLALSAGQIGWSGSIYIAGAVIGALLFGRLTDRLGRKKLFLVTLVVYTVGTLATAFSTDFAFFALCRFVTGLGIGGEYAAINSAIDELIPARVRGRVNLAINGSFWVGAALGAGLSLVLLDPHVLGPVWGWRAGFGLGAVLAVAILLVRRDVPESPRWLIAHGRADEALRIVERIEAEVIAQHGALPPAAGRSAIGTHGSPSMREVARVLLHRYRQRSIVAMALMVSQAFFYNAIFFTYALVLTRFHGVADARVALYIFPFALGNVLGPLLLGPLFDRVGRRKMIALTYVLSGVGLALTGWAFMLGWLDAMSQALCWSAVFFLASAAASSAYLTVSEVFPLEMRALAISIFYAVGTGAGGFAAPVLFGMLIETGSRSAVMVGYCIGAALVIVAGLLALRWGVDAERKPLEEVAPPLGAGPP, from the coding sequence ATGACGACAGCCACCAGCGATATCCCCGCCCGGCTCGACCGGCTGCCCTGGTCGCGATGGCACTGGCGGGTCGTGATCGCACTCGGCGTGGCCTGGGTGCTCGACGGCCTGGAGGTGACGCTGGTCGGCTCGATCGGCGCGGTGCTCGAACGCGCCGACACGCTCGCGCTGAGTGCCGGCCAGATCGGCTGGTCGGGCTCCATCTACATCGCCGGCGCGGTGATCGGCGCCCTGCTCTTCGGACGGCTCACCGACCGGCTGGGTCGCAAGAAGCTCTTTCTGGTCACGCTGGTGGTCTACACCGTCGGCACGCTCGCGACTGCGTTCTCCACCGACTTCGCATTCTTCGCGCTGTGCCGCTTCGTCACCGGGCTGGGCATCGGCGGCGAATACGCGGCGATCAATTCGGCCATAGACGAGTTGATCCCGGCGCGGGTGCGTGGCCGCGTGAACCTCGCGATCAACGGCAGCTTCTGGGTGGGTGCGGCGCTCGGCGCAGGGCTGAGTCTCGTGCTGCTCGATCCGCACGTGCTGGGCCCCGTGTGGGGCTGGCGCGCGGGCTTCGGACTCGGCGCGGTGCTTGCCGTCGCGATCCTGCTGGTTCGGCGCGACGTGCCCGAGAGCCCGCGCTGGTTGATAGCGCACGGCCGCGCCGACGAGGCGTTGCGCATCGTCGAGCGTATCGAGGCCGAGGTGATCGCGCAGCACGGTGCGCTGCCGCCCGCCGCCGGACGCTCCGCGATCGGCACGCATGGCAGCCCCTCGATGCGCGAGGTGGCGCGCGTGCTGCTGCACCGCTACCGGCAGCGCAGCATCGTCGCGATGGCGCTGATGGTTTCGCAAGCCTTTTTCTACAACGCGATCTTCTTCACCTACGCGCTGGTGCTGACGCGCTTTCACGGCGTGGCGGACGCGCGGGTCGCGCTCTACATCTTTCCGTTCGCGCTCGGCAATGTGCTCGGGCCACTGCTGCTCGGCCCGCTGTTCGATCGCGTCGGGCGACGCAAGATGATCGCGCTCACGTATGTGCTGTCGGGCGTCGGCCTGGCACTCACCGGCTGGGCCTTCATGCTCGGCTGGCTCGATGCGATGAGCCAGGCCTTGTGTTGGTCGGCGGTGTTCTTTCTCGCCTCGGCGGCGGCGAGCTCGGCCTACCTCACGGTGAGCGAGGTGTTCCCGCTCGAGATGCGCGCGCTGGCGATCTCGATTTTCTACGCGGTTGGCACTGGCGCGGGCGGCTTCGCGGCGCCCGTGTTGTTCGGCATGCTGATCGAGACCGGCAGCCGCAGCGCGGTGATGGTGGGCTACTGCATCGGTGCGGCCCTCGTGATCGTCGCAGGA